A genome region from Trichosurus vulpecula isolate mTriVul1 chromosome 5, mTriVul1.pri, whole genome shotgun sequence includes the following:
- the LOC118851170 gene encoding maestro heat-like repeat-containing protein family member 1, translating to MEKLGVCDYFTLQQAGVLINHLIRLNEIGSTIDEETRELSANILHLVSLPKLINVLCQPMSPMAFVPLCKTATEIALKNQALGHAPYLSSYHLNPTEYPSPQVLFVHLLISSLMPYKTKEFGINSLWLLYALHPFNSLHPVIHFKLGQVWTREIPDMIHILEKHTKEDLIQKEWEKRLLLGDALVE from the exons ATGGAAAAACTAGGTGTCTGTGACTACTTCACCCTGCAACAAGCTGGTGTGCTTATTAACCATCTCATCAGACTCAATGAGATTGGATCCACG aTTGATGAGGAAACCCGGGAATTGTCAGCCAATATCCTACATCTG GTGTCCCTGCCCAAACTGATAAATGTGTTGTGTCAGCCTATGAGCCCCATGGCATTTGTGCCCCTCTGCAAGACTGCCACTGAAATTGCATTGAAGAATCAGGCCTTGGGCCATGCCCCCTACCTTAGCAGCTACCATCTTAACC CTACTGAATACCCCTCCCCGCAGGTGCTCTTTGTCCACCTTCTA ATATCTTCTCTGATGCCATATAAAACAAAGGAATTTGGCATAAACTCCCTTTGGCTGTTATATGCTCTCCACCCTTTCAACTCCCTGCATCCTGTGATCCACTTCAAACTGGGCCAAGTGTGGACAAGAGAGATTCCTGATATGATTCACATTCTGGAGA aACACACCAAAGAGGACTTAATTCAGAAGGAATGGGAGAAAAGGCTGCTTCTA GGTGACGCCCTGGTAGAATGA
- the LOC118851171 gene encoding uncharacterized protein LOC118851171, whose product MTSPCLCFVFHFLFPKFSYNALLAIDDDYWLKDLIRVIFEKIQSFKWSQVEEKSFLYRLIGYTLRGSTDHNFVSLMLADILNSTQEEELERMGIGNAISIVATCHLKAALNVLQDYSSILTDKNTSPILKLSKELQQMEWVKICNTIYIAYSRIFQETKSDIGVHADVILSLIIDHYENCIVEKDTDLKLNYLNNVVKLTSNLASVVHSELHFSYKKKMVYFMMPCEIGHKSLC is encoded by the exons ATGACCTCTCCCTGCTTGTGTTTTGTGTTCCACTTTCTGTTCCCCAAGTTTTCATATAATGCTTTGCTGGCCATCGATGATGACTATTGGCTGAAGGATCTCATCAGAGTGATATTTGAGAAGATCCAAAGCTTCAAGTGGTCACAAGTGGAGGAGAAG tCCTTCTTATACAGACTCATTGGCTACACCCTGAGGGGCTCTACTGACCATAACTTCGTCTCCCTGATGTTAGCCGATATCCTCAACAGCACTCAAGAGGAAGAGTTGGAGAGAATG ggCATTGGCAACGCTATTAGTATCGTGGCTACCTGCCATCTTAAGGCAGCTCTCAACGTGCTTCAAGATTACAGCAGCATACTCACTGATAAGAACACATCCCCTATCCTCAAACTCAGCAAA GAACTTCAGCAGATGGAGTGGGTAAAAATCTGCAACACTATCTACATTGCCTATAGTAGGATTTTTCAAGAGACCAAGTCTGATATTGGTGTCCATGCAGACGTCATCTTGTCTTTAATCATAGATCACTATGAAAATTGCATCGTAGAAAAG GATACAGACCTGAAGCTGAATTACCTGAATAACGTGGTCAAGTTAACAAGCAACTTGGCAAGTGTGGTTCACTCAGAGCTCCATTTCTCCTACAAAAAAAAGATGGTGTACTTCATGATG CCCTGTGAAATAGGCCACAAGAGCCTTTGCTAG